GGCGCTGCAACAGGGGATGCTCTACCACACGCTGTACGAGGCGGGCACGGGGGTGTATGTCGAGCAGTTGGTGTCGACGCTACGGGGCGGGCTGGATCGGGCGGCATTCATGGCGGCGTGGGCGCAGGTGGTGGAGCGGCATGCGGTGCTGCGGACGCGCTTTGTGTGGGCGGGCCTGGCCGAGCCGGTGCAGGTGGTCCACCAGCGGGCCGAGGTGCCCTGGCACCTCGACGACTGGCGCGCCCTGCCCCCAACCGAGCGCGAGGCACGCTTCGCCGCGTTTCTAGCCGCAGACCGACGGCACGGGTTTACGCTCACGGATGTTCCGCTGATGCGGCTGGCGCTGTTCCAGGTCGCCGACGACGCGCACTATTTCGTGTGGACAGTTCACCATCTACTGATAGATGGCTGGTCGCTGCCGCTGGTGCTGAACGAGGTCTTCGCGGCCTACGAGGCGGCGGTGCAGGGCCGCGCCTGGTCGCGTCCGCTGCCGCGTCCGTATCGCGACTATATCGCGTGGTTGCAGCAGCAGGATGTTGCGCAGGCCGAACGCTTCTGGCGTGCCTTCCTCGCCGACTTCTCCGCGCCCACGCCGCTGGGTGTCGATCGGCTCATCACCACGGAAAAGGCAGCCGCCGGATATGCCAGGGAGCGACTCCGAATCTCAGAGTCGACGACGGAGGCGCTGAATGAACTGGCGCGGCAGCAGGGGTTGACGCTGAACACGGTGGTGCAGGGCGCGTGGGCGCTGCTGCTGAGCCGCTACAGCGGCACGCCCGATGTCGTCTTCGGCGCGACCGTCGCTGGCCGTCCGCCGGAGCTGACCGGCGTCGAGCGCATGGTCGGCCTGTTCATCAACACCTTGCCCGTCCGCGTGCAGGTCGCGCCCGATGCAGCCCTAGGAGATTGGCTGAAACAGGTGCAGGCGCAGCAAGCCGAGCTGCGGCAGTATGAGCACACTTCACTGGTCCAGATCCAAAGCTGGAGCGAGGTACCACGCGGACAGCCGCTCTTTGAGAGCATTCTTGTCTTTGAAAACTATCCGGCTATATCCGCCGCTGCTGAAGGCGATCAGCAATCGCTGACGATGACGGATCGACGAGGTGTTGAGCAGAGCAACTACCCGCTGACGATCGCGGTTGGGCCGCATCGGGAGCTGGAATTCGTGATCAGCTATGATTGCCAACGCTTCGAGGCTGCCACGATCAAGCGCTTACTGGGACACCTGAGCGTGCTGCTGACGAGCATGGCGCTCAATCCGGCGCAGCAGCTCGCCGAGCTGCCGCTGCTGACCGAGGCCGAGCAGCGACTCTTGGACGCATGGAACGCGACGGCCTACGACTATCCGCGCGCGCCGCTGGTCCATGACCTGATCGCCCGGCAGGCCGCGAGAGAACCGGAGGCAATCTCGCTGGTCTGTGGTGATGAGTGTACTACCTACGCGGGCCTGGACGCCCACGCCAATCAGCTCGCGCACCATCTGTGCAGCCTGGGCGTCGGGCCGGAGCGACGGGTCGCGGTCTGTCTCGATCGGTCGCTCGATCTGGTCGTGGCGCTGCTGGCCGTGCTCAAAGCCGGTGGGGCCTACGTCCCGCTCGATCCCAGCACCCCCGCCGAGCGTCTTGCCTTCATCCTCGCCGATTGCCAGGCCGAGGTGGTGATCACCACCTCCGCCCTGCGCACCA
The sequence above is drawn from the Herpetosiphonaceae bacterium genome and encodes:
- a CDS encoding amino acid adenylation domain-containing protein, which encodes ALQQGMLYHTLYEAGTGVYVEQLVSTLRGGLDRAAFMAAWAQVVERHAVLRTRFVWAGLAEPVQVVHQRAEVPWHLDDWRALPPTEREARFAAFLAADRRHGFTLTDVPLMRLALFQVADDAHYFVWTVHHLLIDGWSLPLVLNEVFAAYEAAVQGRAWSRPLPRPYRDYIAWLQQQDVAQAERFWRAFLADFSAPTPLGVDRLITTEKAAAGYARERLRISESTTEALNELARQQGLTLNTVVQGAWALLLSRYSGTPDVVFGATVAGRPPELTGVERMVGLFINTLPVRVQVAPDAALGDWLKQVQAQQAELRQYEHTSLVQIQSWSEVPRGQPLFESILVFENYPAISAAAEGDQQSLTMTDRRGVEQSNYPLTIAVGPHRELEFVISYDCQRFEAATIKRLLGHLSVLLTSMALNPAQQLAELPLLTEAEQRLLDAWNATAYDYPRAPLVHDLIARQAAREPEAISLVCGDECTTYAGLDAHANQLAHHLCSLGVGPERRVAVCLDRSLDLVVALLAVLKAGGAYVPLDPSTPAERLAFILADCQAEVVITTSALRTSLPQHQAAVLCLDTDAPAIAAQPIDPPDSAVTASNLAYLIYTSGTTGTPKAVQVAHANLLHTLYASQHAFGYKETDIQPWLASVAFDIAAFELFNPLLVGGTVVIQTQEQILDLPQLVRDLQGWTLLHAVPSLLRQIVEHAAAYGPAPYAGLRRIWVGGDVVPPDLLAAAHAAFPHADLVVLYGPTEGTIICACHRVDPSHLPSRPVIGRPLPNSQLRLIDAHGHAVPIGVVGELYLGGLGVTRGYLHRPELTAEKYV